One Paenibacillus sp. FSL H7-0737 DNA segment encodes these proteins:
- a CDS encoding futalosine hydrolase — protein sequence MVEEQAGARRVLIVTAVAAERDAVLRGLQGSDRFHVIAAGAGTAAAAAGTAAALAAGSYGCVISAGIGGGFPGVAPLGSLVVASEMIAADLGAETPEGFRSAAELGFGSVSVPADHGTVQAVSAALAAAGLTVSTGTVLTVSTATGTAETAAALIARHPGAVAEAMEGHGVAVAAEALGLPVLELRAISNPVGPRDRAAWKIGDAMEALTAAAAILLEVL from the coding sequence ATGGTGGAGGAACAAGCTGGTGCGCGGCGCGTGCTGATCGTAACAGCTGTAGCCGCAGAGCGAGACGCGGTCCTGCGCGGCCTACAAGGCAGCGACAGGTTCCATGTGATTGCTGCCGGCGCAGGTACGGCAGCAGCGGCGGCGGGAACCGCCGCGGCACTCGCAGCCGGATCTTACGGCTGCGTAATCAGCGCCGGGATCGGCGGCGGATTCCCGGGGGTGGCACCTTTAGGCTCGCTGGTCGTTGCCAGCGAGATGATTGCCGCCGACCTCGGGGCCGAGACGCCGGAGGGCTTTCGCAGCGCTGCCGAGCTTGGCTTCGGCAGCGTGTCCGTGCCGGCTGACCACGGCACGGTACAGGCAGTTTCGGCCGCGCTGGCAGCGGCCGGACTGACCGTAAGCACGGGGACCGTGCTTACGGTCTCGACGGCGACCGGCACCGCGGAGACGGCCGCCGCCCTCATCGCGCGGCATCCCGGTGCCGTCGCGGAAGCGATGGAAGGCCACGGAGTTGCCGTGGCCGCTGAGGCGCTAGGGCTCCCGGTACTGGAGCTCCGCGCCATCTCGAACCCGGTCGGTCCCCGCGACCGGGCCGCCTGGAAGATCGGCGATGCAATGGAAGCATTAACGGCGGCAGCCGCTATACTATTGGAGGTGCTGTAA
- a CDS encoding DoxX family protein: MISVGILLMRLVIGIAFIGHGAQKLFGWFGGYGPKGTGGWMESIGIKPGVTMAVLAGLMELVGGFMFAAGLLTPVAAVLIVATMLGAIIKVHAPNGFWSTSNGIEFPLTVLVVAAGIALTGPGSISLDALIFN, from the coding sequence ATGATAAGTGTAGGAATATTATTGATGAGATTAGTGATCGGGATTGCGTTTATAGGGCATGGTGCCCAAAAGTTGTTTGGATGGTTTGGTGGTTACGGCCCGAAGGGTACAGGTGGCTGGATGGAATCCATCGGCATTAAACCGGGGGTTACTATGGCGGTATTAGCAGGACTAATGGAGCTGGTAGGCGGATTCATGTTCGCGGCAGGCCTTCTGACGCCTGTTGCAGCGGTGTTGATTGTTGCCACTATGCTGGGGGCTATCATTAAGGTTCACGCTCCAAATGGCTTCTGGTCTACTTCGAACGGAATTGAGTTTCCGCTTACGGTACTGGTAGTCGCTGCAGGTATAGCACTTACAGGGCCAGGTTCGATTTCTCTGGATGCATTGATTTTTAACTAA
- a CDS encoding class I SAM-dependent methyltransferase, giving the protein MIPENNSKQNIDRFLGFQEDYDRYRPEAPGMIIKLLTDYLGSTPSVVADIGCGTGLSTFLWKDVADNVIGIEPNPDMLGKAIDKLSRIEDPQSITFVQGYSNQLPLAVDSVDIVTCSQSFHWMDPESTLREISRVLRTGGVFAAYDCDWPLPLQQKVEERYNQLISKSEELLASLLPDAERAHKWDKEGHLSRIQASGAFSFAREIVFHNLESCDAQRYVGLALSQGGIRTVLKQDATLLNQDIADFSAAVEDHFQGRTLEVLISYRMRIGIK; this is encoded by the coding sequence ATGATACCTGAAAACAATAGCAAACAAAACATCGATCGATTTCTCGGCTTTCAAGAGGACTATGACCGTTACCGTCCTGAAGCTCCTGGCATGATCATCAAGCTGCTGACCGACTACTTAGGCAGCACACCTTCAGTCGTCGCAGATATAGGCTGCGGCACGGGCTTGTCTACTTTTCTGTGGAAGGATGTCGCGGACAACGTAATTGGTATTGAACCGAATCCAGATATGCTGGGAAAAGCAATCGATAAATTAAGCCGGATAGAAGATCCTCAATCCATCACTTTTGTACAAGGTTATTCTAACCAGCTTCCACTTGCAGTGGACAGCGTAGACATAGTGACCTGCTCACAGTCATTCCACTGGATGGATCCTGAAAGCACACTTCGAGAAATCTCCCGGGTCTTGAGAACAGGTGGTGTCTTCGCTGCCTACGATTGCGACTGGCCTCTCCCCCTTCAACAGAAGGTAGAAGAACGTTACAACCAACTGATCTCCAAATCCGAGGAACTGCTCGCCTCACTCTTACCTGATGCTGAGAGAGCACATAAATGGGACAAAGAAGGGCATTTGTCACGGATTCAGGCTAGTGGAGCTTTCTCTTTTGCAAGAGAGATCGTATTTCATAATCTTGAGTCCTGCGATGCACAGCGCTATGTTGGACTCGCTCTAAGCCAAGGGGGTATAAGAACCGTTCTGAAGCAAGACGCTACCCTACTCAATCAGGACATTGCAGATTTCAGCGCTGCAGTTGAAGACCATTTTCAAGGACGCACCTTAGAGGTACTGATCAGCTACCGAATGAGAATTGGCATCAAATAA
- a CDS encoding ABC transporter ATP-binding protein yields the protein MQEGTIISFEEVTKQYDDEDPVLKGVSFEIERGKFYTLLGPSGCGKTTILRLIAGFAEPTSGSIYLNGKVINHIPANERQVNTVFQDYALFPHLNVFENVAFGLRIKKLKKDVITKKVQEALSFVNLVGYEQRAINEMSGGQRQRVAIARAIVNEPQVLLLDEPLSALDLKLRTEMQYILREMQQRLGITFIFVTHDQEEALAMSDWIFVMNKGKIEQSGTPNDIYDEPINRFVADFIGESNIVPGVMIEDYLVEFNGRRFECFDAGLKPNESVEIVIRPEDLEISTLEQGKLRVRVDSQLFRGVHYEISCYDESGHEWLVHSTRKATVGSEIGLYFDPEAIHVMRFGETEEEFDKRLEAYGEVESHEE from the coding sequence ATTCAGGAAGGCACCATTATTTCATTTGAAGAGGTTACCAAGCAATATGACGACGAAGATCCGGTGTTAAAAGGAGTCAGCTTTGAGATAGAGCGCGGCAAATTTTATACACTACTTGGTCCATCAGGCTGTGGTAAAACGACTATTCTACGATTGATCGCTGGGTTCGCAGAGCCAACAAGCGGTTCTATCTATTTAAACGGTAAAGTGATCAACCACATTCCAGCCAATGAGCGGCAGGTCAATACGGTCTTTCAGGATTACGCATTGTTTCCACACCTGAACGTATTCGAGAATGTGGCTTTCGGACTGCGCATTAAGAAGCTTAAGAAAGACGTCATCACGAAGAAGGTGCAGGAAGCGCTAAGTTTCGTTAACCTTGTGGGCTACGAGCAGCGTGCCATTAACGAAATGTCCGGTGGTCAACGTCAGCGCGTGGCTATTGCTCGTGCGATTGTGAATGAGCCGCAGGTTCTTTTGCTGGACGAGCCGCTATCTGCGCTCGATCTGAAGCTGCGAACAGAGATGCAGTACATACTGCGTGAAATGCAGCAACGACTTGGCATTACCTTTATTTTTGTTACACATGACCAGGAAGAGGCACTCGCGATGTCCGACTGGATTTTTGTCATGAACAAAGGAAAAATCGAACAAAGCGGAACACCTAATGATATCTATGATGAGCCAATTAACCGTTTCGTGGCTGATTTTATTGGCGAGTCCAACATTGTTCCGGGTGTTATGATTGAAGACTATCTGGTGGAGTTTAACGGGCGCCGCTTTGAATGTTTTGATGCTGGTCTTAAACCAAACGAATCTGTGGAGATTGTTATACGCCCTGAGGATTTGGAAATTTCAACGCTGGAACAGGGTAAGCTACGTGTGCGAGTGGATTCCCAGTTGTTCCGGGGTGTCCACTATGAAATCAGTTGTTATGATGAATCCGGACATGAATGGCTTGTGCATTCTACACGTAAGGCGACGGTAGGTAGTGAAATTGGCCTTTATTTTGATCCGGAAGCGATTCATGTTATGCGTTTTGGTGAAACGGAGGAAGAGTTCGACAAACGTCTGGAAGCTTACGGCGAGGTGGAGAGTCATGAAGAATAA
- a CDS encoding ABC transporter permease produces the protein MKNKGRSYYLIPYYLWIALFVIAPVLLVIYYSLFDLDGHLTLDNYVNFFTPVYLKMTLTSFWYAFLITAFSLLVAYPAAYLLTRTKHKQLWLLLIILPTWINLLLKTYAFIGIFGTFGPINNFFDLLGIGEQQILFTGFSFVFVSVYIFIPFMILPIYSALEDLNLSLLDAARDLGASGWTTFRRVIFPLTISGVRSGCMAVFIPALSLFMITRLIAGNRVITLGTAIEQHFLVTQDWGMGSTVAVFLIAIMALFMIITGGSRKGVRNEK, from the coding sequence ATGAAGAATAAGGGCAGATCGTATTATCTCATCCCTTATTACCTGTGGATCGCCTTGTTTGTAATCGCACCAGTACTGCTTGTCATCTATTATTCTCTATTTGATCTGGATGGGCATCTTACGCTAGATAACTACGTGAACTTCTTTACACCTGTGTACTTAAAAATGACGCTGACCTCATTCTGGTATGCGTTTTTGATTACAGCATTCTCTTTGCTGGTCGCCTATCCGGCGGCATATCTGTTGACGAGAACGAAGCATAAGCAGCTATGGTTATTGCTGATTATTTTACCGACATGGATTAATTTACTGCTGAAAACTTACGCTTTTATCGGCATATTTGGTACGTTCGGACCAATCAACAATTTCTTTGATCTGCTTGGAATCGGAGAACAGCAAATTTTGTTTACGGGCTTCAGCTTTGTATTTGTATCTGTGTATATCTTTATCCCATTCATGATCTTGCCGATCTACAGCGCTTTGGAGGATCTTAATTTATCCTTGCTGGATGCGGCACGTGATCTGGGTGCTTCAGGCTGGACGACGTTCCGGCGCGTTATTTTTCCATTGACCATTTCGGGTGTACGTTCCGGTTGTATGGCGGTATTCATACCAGCGCTGTCCCTGTTTATGATTACTCGTCTGATTGCAGGCAACAGGGTCATTACACTCGGTACTGCGATTGAGCAGCATTTTCTGGTCACACAGGACTGGGGCATGGGCTCCACGGTCGCAGTGTTTCTGATTGCTATTATGGCGCTGTTTATGATTATTACCGGCGGATCGCGGAAAGGGGTGCGGAATGAGAAATAA
- a CDS encoding MarR family transcriptional regulator gives MSNTEENVRNTENTTEMDQASSLKLFVVLSKAYRSLMDQAVKDMKSYGLASAEFMVLEVLYHRTRIPLQQIGEKILVTSGSITYNIDKLEKKGLLKRVPCSEDRRVTYAEITDAGRALFDKIFPRHVASIHDLMRGLDKDEKGQAIELLKKLGKGV, from the coding sequence ATGAGTAATACCGAAGAGAATGTTCGTAATACAGAGAATACTACGGAGATGGATCAGGCGTCTTCTTTAAAGTTATTTGTTGTATTATCTAAGGCTTACAGAAGCTTGATGGATCAAGCTGTGAAGGATATGAAGAGTTATGGGCTGGCATCTGCCGAGTTCATGGTGCTTGAGGTGCTGTATCACCGGACCCGTATTCCACTACAACAGATCGGGGAGAAGATTCTCGTTACGAGTGGAAGCATCACCTATAATATCGACAAGCTGGAGAAGAAAGGTCTGCTGAAACGTGTGCCGTGTAGTGAGGACAGACGCGTGACCTATGCGGAGATTACGGATGCAGGGCGTGCGCTGTTCGATAAGATTTTCCCGCGTCATGTGGCTTCGATTCATGATTTGATGCGTGGACTGGATAAGGATGAGAAGGGTCAGGCGATTGAATTACTGAAGAAGCTAGGCAAAGGTGTGTAG
- a CDS encoding 1,4-dihydroxy-6-naphthoate synthase yields MTTELNIAFSPCPNDTFVFHAWAHGLVPNAPQLNVTYADIDITNTLAANGEGPEVLKISYAALPWVLERYKLLPCGGALGRGCGPLLLTASGPTAIKRPEKLAGRRIAVPSERSTAYLLFRLWAAQHITGGIGEIVVMPFDEIMPAVRDGHIDAGLVIHEARFTYASYGLNMLTDLGSWWESDTGLPIPLGAIIARRDLDADAITGWIRSSLQYAWDHPTDSRDYVLSHAQELAPEVAKSHIDLYVNDFSMNLGDDGYAAITSLLNRAAAEGLVPAIDPALLR; encoded by the coding sequence ATGACAACTGAGCTTAATATCGCTTTTTCCCCTTGCCCTAACGATACCTTTGTATTCCATGCCTGGGCACACGGGCTTGTCCCGAATGCACCACAGCTTAATGTAACCTATGCCGACATTGATATTACCAACACGCTTGCTGCTAATGGAGAGGGACCTGAAGTCCTTAAAATCTCCTATGCCGCTCTACCTTGGGTTCTTGAGCGCTACAAATTGCTGCCATGCGGCGGCGCACTGGGTCGTGGCTGCGGGCCGTTGCTTCTTACAGCAAGTGGCCCAACCGCGATTAAACGTCCCGAGAAGCTAGCTGGACGCCGAATTGCCGTACCTAGCGAACGTTCTACCGCTTATCTGCTCTTCAGATTATGGGCAGCACAGCATATAACGGGAGGGATTGGCGAAATCGTCGTCATGCCTTTCGATGAGATCATGCCTGCCGTACGCGATGGACATATCGACGCTGGACTGGTAATTCACGAAGCCCGTTTTACTTACGCATCTTATGGTCTTAATATGCTGACTGACCTGGGCAGCTGGTGGGAAAGCGATACCGGACTGCCGATTCCACTCGGCGCGATCATTGCTCGCCGCGATCTGGATGCCGATGCCATCACTGGCTGGATTCGCAGCTCTCTACAATATGCGTGGGATCATCCTACCGATTCTAGAGATTATGTGCTTAGCCACGCTCAAGAGCTGGCTCCAGAAGTGGCTAAATCACACATTGATCTCTATGTGAACGACTTCTCGATGAATCTAGGCGATGACGGCTACGCTGCAATCACCTCCTTACTAAATCGTGCTGCAGCAGAAGGACTTGTACCTGCCATCGATCCTGCATTACTTCGGTAG
- a CDS encoding sensor histidine kinase, which translates to MIKSLYTRVVLTFLVSVIGGTLISLFVTTWVFQDKLNENLRIPLLRFGQDIARIYETLPSREADVLISGMKQLDSYHIRIYDENGQFESYGVLNGESPVTVTREQLKKVLAGEAVQVKPSIGSSNLLGLPLKTEMGTKAMFVEPIVPPTLSSTRNLLFNFLAYSLITGSVLILVASMFLVRPIKRLTKATRRIATGDFNVELNIKQMGELGTLANSFEEMMHDLQHLEQMRREFVTNVSHEVQSPLTSISGYAIALKKVALTEDERNRYLDIIIAEAERMSKMSDSLLKLSLLESQSQQLRLITFSLDEQIRRVIVAIQPQWSARNISFELDLKSVIVCADHDLLSQVWTNLLGNSIKFSKDDSVINVSIKQDLDNVIVRISDTGIGISPEDQERIFERFFKADRSHSRKYGGSGMGLAIVKQIVSLHKGDIRVESEPSQGTTFIVTLPIIVPTE; encoded by the coding sequence ATGATCAAATCGTTATATACACGTGTTGTTCTGACCTTTCTAGTCTCCGTGATCGGAGGCACACTGATTTCTCTATTTGTGACAACCTGGGTATTTCAAGATAAATTAAACGAAAACCTGCGAATTCCCTTACTTCGCTTTGGTCAGGACATCGCCCGGATATACGAAACCTTACCATCACGTGAAGCGGATGTTCTTATAAGTGGAATGAAGCAGCTTGATTCCTACCATATTCGAATTTACGATGAGAACGGTCAGTTTGAGTCTTACGGAGTGCTTAATGGAGAGAGCCCTGTTACCGTGACTAGGGAGCAACTGAAGAAAGTATTGGCTGGTGAAGCTGTTCAAGTTAAACCGAGTATAGGTTCTTCCAACCTCTTAGGACTACCTTTGAAAACTGAAATGGGAACGAAGGCGATGTTTGTGGAGCCGATTGTGCCTCCTACTTTGTCTTCTACGAGGAATCTGCTATTTAATTTTTTGGCGTATTCGTTAATAACGGGAAGCGTATTGATACTGGTCGCTTCTATGTTCTTAGTGAGACCGATCAAAAGGCTTACAAAGGCAACTAGGCGTATAGCAACTGGGGATTTTAATGTCGAATTGAATATTAAGCAGATGGGTGAGCTAGGTACCTTGGCTAATAGCTTCGAGGAAATGATGCACGATCTGCAGCACCTTGAGCAAATGCGTAGGGAGTTCGTAACGAATGTGTCGCATGAGGTTCAGTCTCCGCTTACCTCGATATCTGGTTATGCTATTGCGCTCAAGAAAGTAGCCCTCACAGAGGATGAACGGAATCGTTATCTCGACATTATTATTGCTGAAGCGGAGCGGATGTCCAAGATGAGCGATAGTTTGTTAAAGCTGAGCTTGCTTGAATCGCAATCCCAACAACTGCGGCTTATCACGTTCAGTCTTGACGAACAGATCAGACGTGTAATCGTGGCGATACAGCCCCAATGGTCGGCACGCAACATTAGTTTTGAACTTGATTTGAAATCAGTAATCGTATGTGCAGACCATGATCTGTTAAGTCAGGTGTGGACGAATCTCCTTGGAAATAGCATCAAGTTCTCCAAGGATGACAGTGTGATTAACGTCAGCATCAAACAAGATTTGGACAATGTAATCGTCCGAATATCCGACACTGGCATTGGTATTTCTCCCGAGGACCAAGAACGTATATTTGAACGCTTCTTTAAAGCTGATCGTTCTCACAGTCGCAAGTATGGCGGTAGCGGGATGGGACTAGCCATTGTTAAACAGATCGTATCGCTTCATAAAGGGGATATCCGAGTGGAAAGCGAACCTAGCCAAGGAACGACCTTCATCGTCACCTTACCAATTATAGTGCCGACAGAATAA
- a CDS encoding response regulator transcription factor produces MPTILVADDDANIRELVCLFLRNDGFDTAEAADGKEALAVYASKQVDLVVLDIMMPIMDGWTLCKELRKANPDLPLLMLTARGETWEKVKGFELGTDDYLTKPFDPLELTVRVRSLLKRYKIGSTQTIQFGNVVLDRQTYKVMRGTESFTLPLKEFELLYKLAGTPGQVYTREQLIDQIWGIDYAGDDRTIDVHIKRLRERFASTPDFRIETVRGLGYRLEVYE; encoded by the coding sequence ATGCCTACTATACTAGTTGCTGACGACGACGCGAACATTCGCGAACTCGTCTGTTTATTTCTACGTAACGACGGATTTGATACAGCCGAAGCTGCAGACGGCAAAGAAGCGTTAGCCGTTTACGCCTCAAAGCAGGTTGATCTTGTTGTACTCGATATCATGATGCCGATTATGGATGGGTGGACGTTATGTAAAGAGCTCCGAAAAGCCAATCCGGATCTTCCCTTACTTATGCTAACTGCGAGAGGTGAAACCTGGGAGAAGGTGAAGGGCTTCGAACTGGGGACAGACGATTATTTGACGAAGCCATTCGATCCGCTGGAGTTGACGGTTCGTGTTAGATCCTTATTGAAGCGATACAAGATTGGTTCCACTCAGACGATCCAGTTCGGCAACGTCGTCCTTGATCGGCAAACCTATAAGGTGATGAGAGGAACAGAGTCATTCACGTTGCCACTCAAGGAGTTCGAATTGCTGTATAAGCTCGCTGGAACACCCGGACAAGTCTATACGCGCGAGCAGTTAATCGATCAGATTTGGGGGATTGATTACGCTGGAGACGATCGAACGATAGATGTGCATATCAAACGTCTGCGCGAACGGTTCGCGTCTACACCTGATTTTCGCATTGAGACGGTCCGTGGACTTGGCTACCGGCTTGAGGTATATGAATGA
- a CDS encoding alpha/beta hydrolase has product MTQTEVIKTGNEKKKHKVRNLLLKILGAIVILIVLFLAVVYTVNVISNKSDQKKIHQYGQLVPVDGKSMNVLIQGQGKQTIVLIPGFGTGAPALDFKPLIDELSPFYKVVAVEPFGYGLSDETDKERTTANIISEVHEAVQNLNIDQYILMGHSIGGIYGLEYAKKYPNEVSAFVGVDSSVPEQGGMDVKFPIKKLKLLKDSGIIRLGLQLSGDPYDGLPFDDETKKQMKLISLKNMNNSTTLNEMEHIYPNFVAARGLKFDKNLPIIFFIQANNTTVKDWIPLHEGQVKESVHGKVMTFEGGHYLHHSRSKEIVENLNLFMEEVK; this is encoded by the coding sequence GTGACACAAACAGAGGTAATAAAAACGGGGAATGAAAAGAAAAAGCATAAAGTACGTAACTTGTTGCTTAAAATATTAGGAGCAATAGTGATTTTGATCGTGCTTTTTCTAGCTGTTGTTTATACAGTTAATGTGATTAGCAACAAATCTGATCAGAAAAAAATACATCAATATGGTCAGTTAGTTCCTGTTGACGGAAAAAGTATGAATGTTTTGATCCAAGGACAAGGGAAGCAGACTATTGTACTTATCCCGGGCTTTGGAACTGGAGCGCCAGCACTTGATTTTAAGCCGTTGATTGATGAGTTATCACCATTTTACAAAGTGGTCGCGGTTGAGCCGTTTGGGTATGGATTAAGTGATGAGACCGATAAGGAACGAACTACAGCGAATATCATAAGTGAGGTTCATGAAGCCGTACAGAATCTAAACATTGACCAATATATTCTAATGGGTCACTCCATTGGAGGTATTTACGGATTGGAATATGCGAAGAAATATCCAAACGAAGTGAGTGCATTTGTAGGGGTTGATAGTAGTGTTCCTGAGCAAGGCGGTATGGATGTTAAATTCCCGATAAAAAAATTAAAGCTGCTCAAAGATTCAGGTATCATTAGATTGGGATTGCAATTAAGCGGTGACCCTTATGATGGACTGCCATTTGATGATGAGACCAAAAAACAAATGAAATTGATATCGCTCAAAAATATGAATAATTCCACTACCTTAAATGAAATGGAACATATATATCCTAACTTTGTCGCAGCCAGAGGGTTGAAATTCGACAAGAACCTTCCCATTATATTCTTTATACAAGCGAATAATACAACCGTGAAAGATTGGATTCCTCTGCATGAAGGGCAAGTTAAGGAATCTGTGCATGGAAAAGTGATGACATTCGAAGGCGGACATTATTTACACCATTCCAGATCTAAGGAAATCGTTGAGAACCTAAATTTGTTCATGGAAGAAGTCAAATAA
- a CDS encoding ABC transporter substrate-binding protein: protein MKQLVNAFLAIMITAFALMYLGSWMNSREGYSGGNTLTIYNWGDYVDPDLLKEFEKETGLTVIYQTFDSNEAMLTKVEQGGTTFDVVIPSDYAIAKMKEENLLIPLDHSKVPNLKNVDPRFMDLSFDPGNKYSVPYFWGTVGIIFNPEMTKGMDFTSWDSLWDSRLKNNIFLVDGAREVMGMALNSLHYSVNDRDEAHLQEALTKLNRLSPNVKAIVGDEIKMLLANEEAAVGIVWSGDASEIMDENDKLDYVVPEEGSNKWFDNMVIPRTADNVDGAHKFINFMLRPDVAAKNAEYVGYSTPNIPALELLPKETSEDTRFYPPAEITDRLEVYDNLGKRMLAHYNELFLKFKMNKK, encoded by the coding sequence ATGAAACAGCTGGTAAATGCTTTTTTGGCGATCATGATCACGGCATTCGCTCTAATGTACTTGGGCTCCTGGATGAACTCGAGAGAGGGCTATTCCGGAGGGAATACACTGACTATCTATAACTGGGGCGACTATGTCGATCCTGATCTGTTGAAGGAATTTGAAAAAGAGACCGGATTAACGGTCATTTACCAAACTTTTGACTCTAATGAAGCTATGCTAACTAAAGTGGAGCAGGGTGGAACTACTTTTGATGTCGTAATTCCTTCGGATTACGCTATTGCTAAGATGAAAGAAGAAAATTTGCTCATACCGCTGGATCATAGCAAGGTTCCGAATCTAAAGAATGTTGATCCGCGGTTTATGGACCTTTCCTTCGATCCTGGCAACAAGTATTCCGTGCCTTACTTCTGGGGAACCGTCGGGATTATCTTCAACCCGGAGATGACCAAAGGGATGGACTTCACCAGCTGGGATTCCCTCTGGGACAGCAGGCTGAAGAACAACATTTTCTTGGTGGATGGAGCACGCGAAGTGATGGGTATGGCTTTGAACAGCCTGCACTATTCCGTTAATGACCGGGATGAGGCTCACCTGCAAGAAGCACTGACCAAGCTGAATAGGCTGTCTCCTAACGTTAAGGCGATTGTCGGAGATGAGATCAAGATGCTGCTTGCCAATGAAGAGGCTGCCGTTGGGATTGTGTGGTCCGGTGATGCTTCTGAGATCATGGATGAGAATGATAAATTGGATTATGTAGTGCCTGAGGAAGGTTCGAACAAGTGGTTTGATAACATGGTCATTCCACGAACTGCGGATAATGTGGATGGAGCGCATAAGTTCATTAACTTCATGCTTCGCCCAGATGTAGCGGCTAAGAATGCAGAATACGTAGGTTATTCTACACCTAACATCCCTGCGCTGGAGCTACTTCCGAAGGAAACTTCCGAGGATACCCGTTTCTACCCGCCTGCTGAGATTACGGATCGGCTTGAGGTGTATGATAATCTTGGCAAACGGATGCTTGCTCATTACAATGAGCTCTTCCTGAAGTTTAAGATGAATAAAAAGTAA
- a CDS encoding ABC transporter permease — protein MRNKNGFSNLYLVLVFAVLYAPIFYLMYYSFNSGGTMHKFEGFTLDYYREVLQDTRLIIIMINTLVIALLSSAIATLIAIIGALAIKSVQNRRAKNTLLSLNNVLIVSPDVIIGASFLILFTIAGIKLGFVSVLLSHVAFSVPIAVLMILPHLQDMSPSLTDAARDLGASRKDVLTKVILPIIKPGIFSGFFMALTYSLDDFAVTFFVTGNGYSTLSVEIYSRARQGVSLSINALSTLIFLFTILLVVGYYFLTLKKNRQNTSEAVAEPVAEAGVPR, from the coding sequence ATGAGAAATAAAAACGGGTTCTCCAATCTGTACCTAGTGCTAGTGTTCGCTGTTCTGTATGCGCCAATCTTCTATTTGATGTACTATTCGTTCAACAGCGGGGGGACGATGCACAAGTTCGAGGGCTTTACGTTGGATTACTACCGTGAGGTCCTTCAGGATACACGTCTGATTATCATCATGATTAACACGCTTGTAATCGCGCTTCTGTCCTCGGCTATCGCCACGCTTATCGCTATTATTGGTGCATTGGCCATTAAGAGTGTACAGAACCGCCGTGCTAAAAACACCTTGTTATCTCTGAACAACGTGTTGATCGTTAGTCCGGATGTCATTATCGGTGCATCGTTCCTGATCTTGTTCACCATTGCAGGCATCAAGCTTGGCTTCGTGTCCGTCCTGCTTTCGCATGTCGCGTTCAGTGTACCGATTGCCGTGTTGATGATTCTGCCGCATTTACAGGATATGAGTCCTTCACTGACGGATGCCGCACGTGACCTTGGCGCAAGCCGCAAGGATGTTCTGACTAAGGTTATTCTGCCGATTATCAAACCGGGGATCTTTAGTGGATTCTTCATGGCACTTACGTATTCACTGGATGACTTTGCAGTTACGTTCTTCGTAACGGGTAATGGTTATTCGACGCTATCGGTTGAGATTTATTCCAGAGCTCGGCAAGGGGTGTCGTTATCCATTAATGCGCTATCGACATTGATCTTCCTGTTCACGATACTGCTCGTTGTCGGTTATTACTTCCTGACCCTTAAGAAGAACCGTCAGAATACCTCGGAAGCTGTGGCGGAGCCAGTGGCGGAAGCGGGGGTGCCTAGATGA